The genomic segment aataattcattttaaaatgagtgGTTTTGTACTGCAAAATGTTGGCAAAACAGAGGGAGTGCCATATTGtagtattttcaattttttaacctTTAGAACCATTGTTTTCATTGAACTCTTATGTGCATGACATTTCAACTAAAAATAGTTTCCATATTCAAGCATATTAGGCTGATCCCATTTTGCTTGTTGCTAATGCATACAATGAGTTCTTTGGGAAGATATAACATTCTTTAGTGTGTAAGATTTGCACATGACGTCCAATTCGCCTTGACTGAGACTCCCAGGCTAGGATGCATGGCTATTTTTTATCTACTCAAGTATTAGTCATGGATGGCTGAGTCTTTGAGGctgagcaacaacaaaaactatctGGTATGAGTTTTCAAATGACAGAGgattcaccccccccccacccccccccccccaccaccaccttcATGCAAAAACTATCTGGATTGAGTTTTCAAATGACAGAGtatttaaccccccccccccccccctcccacacacacacacacacacacacaccttcatGCAAATATACTATTACTATTGGCAGGCTGGCAAGATACACTGTCCCTTCCAAATGAATTCACCCATAGAAAGATGGCCAAAGCTGGGCCAAAAGCTTACCCCGTCGTCCCCAGAGGACTGTGTCCATCAAAGGAGTCTGTGGACGTCCGGACGGCACCTCGTACACGTCACTCTGGCACGACATGACGTAGGCATACAATTGGGACGTGAGACCCTCTGAGAAACTCCCGATTTTCTCGTCGATATATCGCTTGACTTTGCCGGCTCGGTCCGGGATATCCATCTGGTTGAACTCCGTGTACAGCTTGTCCACGCTCTCCTGGATGGACTCGAAATCGAAGGTCGGGTCCTGCGACTGGCGGACGCACAGCGTGCTGGTGCGATAGGCGGGCCGCAGGTCGGGCGCCCGGCTGCCTTCGCTGGCCGCCCGCGAGGGGCTGGCACCGcccccgccaccgccgccgtccTCGGAGCGCGATCGACGGTCCGGCGTGAGGGACACCAGGCAGGCGTCGCGGTTCTTGAAGGCGCTCTTGAGAGAGCCCAGCATCCGGGCGAACTGCATGCGGGCGAAGCGAAAGAAGCGAGAGCGCCGGCTCCTCTTGGAACCCAGGCCACTCTGCCTCTCGACGGACTTGAAGAAGTTCTTGACTTTCTTCAAGATCAGCTTCCAGTTGAGGTTGAACCGCGTGATGCGGGCCTCACCGCGCACGCCCGCGTCCCCTGAGCCACCGTACGAGTCCTGGGTGATGGTCTTGGTGATGTCGAGCGCTGCCAGCTGCGCGTCCTCCAACGTCACCGGGTCGATCACTTCGGCGCTCTTAGACTCCTTGGGGTTGGACCACTTGAGGAGGATCCGGCGCACCGAGTCGGTCATCTCGTTCACCTTCATATCGGAGCTGCCACACAGCAGCTGGCGTGGGGTTCGAGCCCGCGAGAAAACGTGCCTGAAGTACTCCAGGGCCTTGCGGAAGATGGAGGCCAGATTGGCTACGCTCGACATGGTACCCCGGATGAGGAGCGTGGGCTCCGAGGGCCACTCGGTGGTGCTCTTGGCCACCGACAATGCCGAGTTCACCCGGTGCTTGACCTCGGACTCCATGAGCGAGGTGAGCTCCATGACGCCCTCGCATTTCTGCGGGGGGCTGTCCAGGGCCGCCGAGAAAGTCTCGGTGATGCACTCGCTCAGTCTCGGGCTGCACAGGTCGATGGCCATGTTGACCTGCGCCTGGGACGCGTGCCCCCGCAGGTGCTCGATGAAGACCGGCTGCAGGTGCTTGACCACGTCGGAGGTGATCTTTTGGATCACTTCGGTGATGGTGTCCACCAGGATGGCCTTGGTCTCCGAGTCCGGGGTGCCCGCCACCAGCAGGGCTCTCTGGGTGGCGGAGATCTGGCTGACGCGCGCCTTGACCGCTTCTACGATGGCTTCCGGTTTGATGAGGTCCATGGTTGCTTTGGCTGGCTGGCTTGGCTGACTTGGCTCTCTGCCCCCCCTTACCCCTACATCCGTCCgaaccaaaaagaaaaaggggcGGTGCAGGCGGTTCCGATTCGCCCTGAAGCCATCCGCGCAAATTCCGAATCCAAACAAACCCGGACCTCAGGGACTTCTTTTAGACACGTCCTTTCCACCTGGCCAAACATGATCTTTCATCTCCTTTTTGACAAAGCCCCGGGCGGCGTAGTGGCAAAAGGCTACGTCAACCTCGAGTGCGCGACGTCATCGCGCGGACCTCTTCGCGATGACGTCATCCGGGTCGACGTAACCGTGAGACGCTCTTTCCACGGGCCGCGCACTTGCGGACCTTGACGTCAGGCTACCGTTTTACCTCCCCAGAGAACTACTTCACTACTTCAGTGCAAGACGTAACg from the Stigmatopora nigra isolate UIUO_SnigA chromosome 14, RoL_Snig_1.1, whole genome shotgun sequence genome contains:
- the LOC144207869 gene encoding uncharacterized protein LOC144207869, with translation MDLIKPEAIVEAVKARVSQISATQRALLVAGTPDSETKAILVDTITEVIQKITSDVVKHLQPVFIEHLRGHASQAQVNMAIDLCSPRLSECITETFSAALDSPPQKCEGVMELTSLMESEVKHRVNSALSVAKSTTEWPSEPTLLIRGTMSSVANLASIFRKALEYFRHVFSRARTPRQLLCGSSDMKVNEMTDSVRRILLKWSNPKESKSAEVIDPVTLEDAQLAALDITKTITQDSYGGSGDAGVRGEARITRFNLNWKLILKKVKNFFKSVERQSGLGSKRSRRSRFFRFARMQFARMLGSLKSAFKNRDACLVSLTPDRRSRSEDGGGGGGGASPSRAASEGSRAPDLRPAYRTSTLCVRQSQDPTFDFESIQESVDKLYTEFNQMDIPDRAGKVKRYIDEKIGSFSEGLTSQLYAYVMSCQSDVYEVPSGRPQTPLMDTVLWGRREKIHWDGQIFSPEVLYAMTEDAVWRFLQQLFLWLEVEPANEETYADEVSGALTDINQLVEKAMTPQISTSEELHVEEQMIPKLDLEQSSEASALSLRTATPDVRTRTGELRTKTPDIRSGTTPEMRRGTSGDLRTGTTPEMRTRTTEDDRTHTDESMSEPEFENIPALQEKLTRLLVYTLITQLGKRLRSKRKTGVRIDALVLVIERLLYRAFEEITPRHIKDIRNLASMDKVVTPVVKELMVEFVTPHRLAEAVLAENPVFDDAVFRHLKVYICALKDPPKRGNILSSINKALAVLRFMGSSY